CTCTCCAGAAATAAAAGCTGGCAGAGAGTACCGGCAGGCCAAATACCAGGAGAGGGTAGAGCTTACCAAAGATGGACATGAACACTTCGGCCACCGCGGGCACATCCAGGAGGCACATCTCCACGCCTGCGTGCAGCCTGGTGGTGCTGAAGAAGCATTCTGGCAGGGGCAGCAGGCCAGCCACCGCCCAGATGGCCGCCAGCACCGACCAGATGGTGCAGCTGTGGATACTGACTTGCTTGGCTGGGTCCCTGGCATACAGGAAACAGACTTTGGCCATGGCGACGATTGTCAGGCTCTTGGCTGCCATGCACGTGTGGGTGAACCAGTCAGAGGATTTGCAGACAAACCAGCCCAGGTCCCAAACACCTCTGGCGTACGCGGTAGCTCGGACAGGCGCAGAAaacagcaggagagagagatccGCCAGGCTGAGGTTCAGAATCAGGGAGTGGATCAGGGATGGCTTTCCCTTGCAAGCTCTGTGAAGGAGGAGGCCGAGCACACACAGGTTCCCCACGAGGCCCACCAGGCAGACGGCCACCAGGAGAGCCGGGACGATGGTCCTCCAGTCCTTGGAGTCCGAGGGCAGGTACCCTCCGGCAAAGTGGAGGTGAGCAAAGGACACGTTCATGGTGCTGGAGTTGGAGTCTGCAAAGGCGGCCGCAGCCATCGCCTTTCCCATCCAGCGCCTCCTTGCAGAAGTTAGCTTCTCTGTCTTTTTGCCTTGGCTCTTCTGCGTAGGAAATAAATACGCCGTCGGCGCTGCCCAACGGCACCTCTGGACCCTCCCCTTGCTTGTTTCCTGAGAGCAGAAGGTGGGAGAAGGTTGGCTAAGCTGCATGGAATGTACGTTGACTGGGCTGAATGGCAAGCAGCAGGGCGCATGGTGGCTGCTCATTGGCAAGTCTAATATCAAAGTGTCGCTCCGTGGAGAAAACCCCATATGCCCATAAATGATAAATGAGGAGAACATACATGCAAGTGGGGTGGGTTCCTGGGGGGCCACTAGAGCCAGCCAAGGCAATTACTTTCAACCAGCTGTTTCTAAAACCCTGACTGCGGTCTGTTACTCAGTAAACATGACGTCCGAACTACCAGGTCCTTGAAACCAAAGCACGAGAGCGCGCGCCAGAATCACCCGGAGAGCTTGGCCCAGCGGATCTGGTGCGGGTTAGAGCAGATCTTTGCTCTTAGCATGCTGAGCAGCCTTCAGCAGAGGGGCGTTCTGAGACTgcgattgaaaaaataaatggaaccaGGGAGGACCAAGCCAAAGGGCAGTActaggcaggcaggaaggagtcAGAATGCTGAGACTCAAAATTTGCTGCCTCTGGTGCCTGGTTTCAGTGCCCTAGCAATAGGgccccccacccgcctccccccacttccgcctacacacacacacacacacacacacacacacacgcgcgcgcgcgtcCGCTGGGTCTCAGGCTGCTGTTCCTGACGGGACGGGGACATCACCCATAGTGGGGATGCCAAGGGTACCCCTGAAACTCAAAAGTATGAATGAAAAGGGGAAATCGGAACCACAgatcagatatttaaaaaatacatttaagtgGCAAGGGACTTCCTCCAGCTTAATCTTCAAAAGAACCTAGACCAAGCAAATGGAGGCCAAGTTTTTAAGTGACCTCTGATAAAAGCAGCGCTGAATGTGATCCTCTTACCAGGCCT
The sequence above is a segment of the Myotis daubentonii chromosome 5, mMyoDau2.1, whole genome shotgun sequence genome. Coding sequences within it:
- the GPR151 gene encoding G-protein coupled receptor 151 yields the protein MGKAMAAAAFADSNSSTMNVSFAHLHFAGGYLPSDSKDWRTIVPALLVAVCLVGLVGNLCVLGLLLHRACKGKPSLIHSLILNLSLADLSLLLFSAPVRATAYARGVWDLGWFVCKSSDWFTHTCMAAKSLTIVAMAKVCFLYARDPAKQVSIHSCTIWSVLAAIWAVAGLLPLPECFFSTTRLHAGVEMCLLDVPAVAEVFMSIFGKLYPLLVFGLPVLSASFYFWRAYGQCQRRGTKTQHLRNQMRSKRLTVMLLSMALTSAVLWLPEWAAWLWMWHLKAGGPAPPQGFTALSQVLMFSISSANPLIFLAMSGEFKESLKGLWKWMTKRHAAAAASQEPPAGDSEALPDNIPSPGSPVSTPENEETGSPASRRERSQKAEMPILPDVEQFWHERDTNPCEQDNDPVPWEHDDRETGDCGK